From Vidua macroura isolate BioBank_ID:100142 chromosome 5, ASM2450914v1, whole genome shotgun sequence, the proteins below share one genomic window:
- the SEPHS1 gene encoding selenide, water dikinase 1 isoform X1: MIPGLHEGTRPHTHTRAAHTCRAEGRGRAGGAVSRHVALQRRAPPRGNARGMRCEGEREGAGSAERGGGREREGKAGKGRKRGGVNPPVPGGGGGIFYSGGAEGARRARCIVGPRWESRSREEAEGEEAARAGIGMDTCVIPLRHGGLSLVQTTDYIYPIVDDPYMMGRIACANVLSDLYAMGVTECDNMLMLLGISNKMTDRERDKVMPLIIQGFKDAAEEAGTSVTGGQTVLNPWIVLGGVATTVCQPNEFIMPDNAVPGDVLVLTKPLGTQVAVAVHQWLDIPEKWNKIKLVVTQEDVELAYQEAMMNMARLNRTAAGLMHTFNAHAATDITGFGILGHAQNLAKQQRNEVSFVIHNLPVLAKMAAVSKACGNMFGLMHGTCPETSGGLLICLPREQAARFCAEIKSPKYGEGHQAWIIGIVEKGNRTARIIDKPRIIEVAPQVATQNVNPTPGATS, encoded by the exons aTGATTCCGGGACTGCATGAAGGCACCAGACCCCACACGCACACCCGGGCTGCCCACACGTGCCGAGCTGAGGGGCGGGGGCGCGCAGGGGGGGCGGTGTCGCGACATGTCGCGCTGCAACGGCGCGCGCCCCCGCGCGGGAACGCGCGTGGGATGCGGTGTGAGGGGGAGCGGGAGGGGGCGGGAAGCGCCGAGCGGGGAGGcgggagggaaagggagggaaaagcagggaaagggaggaaaaggggggggGTTAACCCCCCCgtgcccggcggcggcggcggcattTTCTATTCAGGCGGCGCTGAGGGAGCCCGTCGCGCCCGGTGCATTGTGGGACCGCGCTGGGAGTCCCGTTCGCGGGAGGAGGCGGAGGGCGAGGAGGCGGCGAGAGCCG GAATTGGGATGGACACTTGTGTTATTCCATTAAGACATGGAGGTTTGTCATTAGTCCAGACGACAGATTATATTTATCCTATTGTGGATGACCCTTATATGATG gGACGAATAGCGTGTGCCAATGTCCTAAGTGACCTTTATGCCATGGGGGTCACAGAATGCGACAACATGTTGATGCTCCTTGGAATCAGCAATAAAATGACAGATAGG GAAAGAGACAAAGTGATGCCTCTAATTATCCAGGGTTTCAAAGATGCAGCAGAAGAGGCAGGAACATCTGTTACTGGTGGCCAAACAGTGTTAAATCCCTGGATTGTTTTAGGAGGAGTGGCCACAACAGTCTGTCAACCTAATGAATTTATAAT GCCAGACAATGCAGTGCCAGGAGACGTGCTTGTATTAACTAAACCCTTGGGAACACAAGTGGCTGTAGCTGTCCACCAGTGGCTAGATATT CctgaaaaatggaataaaatcaaACTCGTGGTAACGCAGGAAGATGTAGAACTAGCATATCAGGAGGCAATGATGAATATGGCACGGCTGAACAGGACAG CTGCTGGACTCATGCACACTTTCAATGCACATGCAGCTACAGACATCACAGGATTCGGGATCCTGGGGCACGCACAGAACCTTGCCAAGCAGCAGCGGAACGAGGTGTCCTTTGTTATCCACAACCTGCCCGTCCTGGCTAAGATGGCTGCTGTCAGTAAGGCCTGTGGCAACATGTTCGGCCTCATGCACGGGACTTGTCCAGAGACTTCAG GAGGCCTCCTCATCTGCTTACCACGAGAGCAGGCAGCGCGTTTCTGCGCCGAGATCAAGTCCCCGAAATACGGCGAAGGCCACCAGGCGTGGATTATCGGCATTGTAGAGAAGGGCAACCGCACGGCCAGGATTATAGACAAACCCCGGATCATTGAAGTGGCACCACAGGTGGCCACTCAGAACGTGAATCCCACGCCTGGTGCCACCTCTTAA
- the SEPHS1 gene encoding selenide, water dikinase 1 isoform X2 — translation MSVRESFNPESYELDKSFRLTRFTELKGTGCKVPQDVLQKLLESLQENHFQEDEQFLGAVMPRLGIGMDTCVIPLRHGGLSLVQTTDYIYPIVDDPYMMGRIACANVLSDLYAMGVTECDNMLMLLGISNKMTDRERDKVMPLIIQGFKDAAEEAGTSVTGGQTVLNPWIVLGGVATTVCQPNEFIMPDNAVPGDVLVLTKPLGTQVAVAVHQWLDIPEKWNKIKLVVTQEDVELAYQEAMMNMARLNRTAAGLMHTFNAHAATDITGFGILGHAQNLAKQQRNEVSFVIHNLPVLAKMAAVSKACGNMFGLMHGTCPETSGGLLICLPREQAARFCAEIKSPKYGEGHQAWIIGIVEKGNRTARIIDKPRIIEVAPQVATQNVNPTPGATS, via the exons ATGTCTGTTCGGGAGTCCTTTAACCCAGAAAGTTACGAACTGGACAAGAGCTTCCGTCTGACCCGATTCACTGAACTGAAGGGCACAGGCTGCAAAGTGCCGCAGGATGTCTTACAGAAACTGCTTGAATCTCTACAAGAAAACCATTTTCAGGAAGACGAACAGTTCTTGGGGGCAGTTATGCCCAGGTTGG GAATTGGGATGGACACTTGTGTTATTCCATTAAGACATGGAGGTTTGTCATTAGTCCAGACGACAGATTATATTTATCCTATTGTGGATGACCCTTATATGATG gGACGAATAGCGTGTGCCAATGTCCTAAGTGACCTTTATGCCATGGGGGTCACAGAATGCGACAACATGTTGATGCTCCTTGGAATCAGCAATAAAATGACAGATAGG GAAAGAGACAAAGTGATGCCTCTAATTATCCAGGGTTTCAAAGATGCAGCAGAAGAGGCAGGAACATCTGTTACTGGTGGCCAAACAGTGTTAAATCCCTGGATTGTTTTAGGAGGAGTGGCCACAACAGTCTGTCAACCTAATGAATTTATAAT GCCAGACAATGCAGTGCCAGGAGACGTGCTTGTATTAACTAAACCCTTGGGAACACAAGTGGCTGTAGCTGTCCACCAGTGGCTAGATATT CctgaaaaatggaataaaatcaaACTCGTGGTAACGCAGGAAGATGTAGAACTAGCATATCAGGAGGCAATGATGAATATGGCACGGCTGAACAGGACAG CTGCTGGACTCATGCACACTTTCAATGCACATGCAGCTACAGACATCACAGGATTCGGGATCCTGGGGCACGCACAGAACCTTGCCAAGCAGCAGCGGAACGAGGTGTCCTTTGTTATCCACAACCTGCCCGTCCTGGCTAAGATGGCTGCTGTCAGTAAGGCCTGTGGCAACATGTTCGGCCTCATGCACGGGACTTGTCCAGAGACTTCAG GAGGCCTCCTCATCTGCTTACCACGAGAGCAGGCAGCGCGTTTCTGCGCCGAGATCAAGTCCCCGAAATACGGCGAAGGCCACCAGGCGTGGATTATCGGCATTGTAGAGAAGGGCAACCGCACGGCCAGGATTATAGACAAACCCCGGATCATTGAAGTGGCACCACAGGTGGCCACTCAGAACGTGAATCCCACGCCTGGTGCCACCTCTTAA
- the SEPHS1 gene encoding selenide, water dikinase 1 isoform X3, with amino-acid sequence MDTCVIPLRHGGLSLVQTTDYIYPIVDDPYMMGRIACANVLSDLYAMGVTECDNMLMLLGISNKMTDRERDKVMPLIIQGFKDAAEEAGTSVTGGQTVLNPWIVLGGVATTVCQPNEFIMPDNAVPGDVLVLTKPLGTQVAVAVHQWLDIPEKWNKIKLVVTQEDVELAYQEAMMNMARLNRTAAGLMHTFNAHAATDITGFGILGHAQNLAKQQRNEVSFVIHNLPVLAKMAAVSKACGNMFGLMHGTCPETSGGLLICLPREQAARFCAEIKSPKYGEGHQAWIIGIVEKGNRTARIIDKPRIIEVAPQVATQNVNPTPGATS; translated from the exons ATGGACACTTGTGTTATTCCATTAAGACATGGAGGTTTGTCATTAGTCCAGACGACAGATTATATTTATCCTATTGTGGATGACCCTTATATGATG gGACGAATAGCGTGTGCCAATGTCCTAAGTGACCTTTATGCCATGGGGGTCACAGAATGCGACAACATGTTGATGCTCCTTGGAATCAGCAATAAAATGACAGATAGG GAAAGAGACAAAGTGATGCCTCTAATTATCCAGGGTTTCAAAGATGCAGCAGAAGAGGCAGGAACATCTGTTACTGGTGGCCAAACAGTGTTAAATCCCTGGATTGTTTTAGGAGGAGTGGCCACAACAGTCTGTCAACCTAATGAATTTATAAT GCCAGACAATGCAGTGCCAGGAGACGTGCTTGTATTAACTAAACCCTTGGGAACACAAGTGGCTGTAGCTGTCCACCAGTGGCTAGATATT CctgaaaaatggaataaaatcaaACTCGTGGTAACGCAGGAAGATGTAGAACTAGCATATCAGGAGGCAATGATGAATATGGCACGGCTGAACAGGACAG CTGCTGGACTCATGCACACTTTCAATGCACATGCAGCTACAGACATCACAGGATTCGGGATCCTGGGGCACGCACAGAACCTTGCCAAGCAGCAGCGGAACGAGGTGTCCTTTGTTATCCACAACCTGCCCGTCCTGGCTAAGATGGCTGCTGTCAGTAAGGCCTGTGGCAACATGTTCGGCCTCATGCACGGGACTTGTCCAGAGACTTCAG GAGGCCTCCTCATCTGCTTACCACGAGAGCAGGCAGCGCGTTTCTGCGCCGAGATCAAGTCCCCGAAATACGGCGAAGGCCACCAGGCGTGGATTATCGGCATTGTAGAGAAGGGCAACCGCACGGCCAGGATTATAGACAAACCCCGGATCATTGAAGTGGCACCACAGGTGGCCACTCAGAACGTGAATCCCACGCCTGGTGCCACCTCTTAA